A part of Candidatus Binatus sp. genomic DNA contains:
- a CDS encoding NAD(P)/FAD-dependent oxidoreductase — protein MSGQSQPVRRIAIIGSGFSGLCLGIQLKKAGISSFTIFEKSDRLGGTWRDNTYPGAACDVPSFSYCFSFEQKTDWSRKWSPQSEILDYMEHCARKYEILPHLRFGTEIASARWDEDAMLWHIRTTQGEELEAEILVSGVGQLNRPHTPKIQGIETYRGVAFHSARWRHDVDLTGKSVGVIGNAASAIQFIPQIAPKAAKVFVFQRSANWMVPRNDLAYSEQQRRRYARHPWLAKLYRWKIWLQHEINWPVFRRNTFLAGRMQQAAENYMRSTVKDPELQAVLIPDYPIGGKRILISDDYFPTLNRENVEVVISGIDHLSEGAVNTKDGRAIPVDAVILATGFESTAFLAPMSIRGRNGRLLRDEWKGGARAYLGISVAGFPNLFLMYGPNTNLGHNSIIFMIECQTNYILDCLRKMDERGASVIDLKRESMDEFDARVQHELQTTVWASTGKSWYKTSDGRITNNWSGSTIRYWWNTRHANPGTYRFEAREASRSAAGSDSSAHRAA, from the coding sequence ATGTCCGGTCAATCACAACCTGTTCGCCGCATCGCGATCATCGGATCGGGCTTCTCAGGTCTTTGCCTGGGTATCCAACTGAAGAAAGCAGGGATCAGTTCATTCACCATCTTCGAGAAATCGGATCGGCTGGGCGGCACCTGGCGAGACAACACCTATCCCGGCGCGGCCTGCGATGTCCCTTCGTTTTCGTATTGCTTCTCATTCGAGCAAAAGACCGACTGGTCGCGGAAGTGGTCGCCACAGTCAGAGATCCTGGATTACATGGAGCACTGCGCGCGGAAATACGAGATCCTGCCGCACCTCAGGTTCGGCACCGAGATCGCCTCGGCCCGATGGGACGAAGATGCGATGCTATGGCATATTCGCACAACCCAGGGTGAAGAGCTCGAGGCTGAGATACTCGTAAGCGGCGTCGGTCAGTTGAATCGTCCTCACACACCTAAGATTCAAGGTATCGAGACTTATAGGGGCGTCGCGTTTCATTCGGCGCGATGGCGCCACGACGTCGATCTGACCGGCAAGAGCGTGGGTGTGATCGGCAACGCCGCCAGCGCGATTCAATTCATTCCTCAGATCGCGCCGAAAGCCGCGAAGGTGTTCGTTTTTCAGCGCAGCGCGAACTGGATGGTGCCTAGGAACGATCTCGCCTATAGCGAACAGCAGAGGCGCCGCTATGCGCGCCATCCGTGGCTGGCGAAGCTCTATCGATGGAAGATCTGGCTGCAGCACGAGATCAACTGGCCGGTCTTTAGGAGGAACACCTTCCTGGCTGGCAGAATGCAGCAAGCGGCCGAGAACTATATGCGCTCGACCGTCAAAGATCCCGAGCTTCAGGCAGTGCTGATCCCCGACTATCCGATCGGCGGCAAGAGAATCCTGATCTCGGACGACTATTTTCCAACTCTGAACAGGGAAAACGTTGAGGTCGTAATCAGCGGAATCGATCACCTGTCGGAAGGCGCCGTCAATACCAAAGACGGGCGTGCGATACCGGTCGATGCGGTCATCCTCGCAACCGGATTCGAGTCCACAGCATTTCTCGCTCCGATGTCTATCAGGGGCCGCAACGGACGGCTGCTGCGGGACGAATGGAAAGGCGGCGCGCGGGCTTATCTGGGTATCAGCGTAGCCGGCTTTCCGAATCTATTCCTGATGTACGGCCCGAACACGAATCTGGGTCACAACTCGATCATCTTCATGATCGAATGCCAGACCAACTACATCCTGGATTGCCTGCGCAAGATGGACGAACGCGGCGCCTCGGTGATCGATCTCAAGCGTGAATCTATGGATGAATTTGACGCGCGCGTGCAGCATGAATTGCAGACCACGGTGTGGGCATCGACCGGCAAGAGTTGGTACAAGACGAGCGACGGACGTATCACCAACAACTGGTCAGGCAGCACCATTCGCTATTGGTGGAATACGCGGCACGCAAATCCGGGGACGTATCGCTTCGAAGCGCGTGAGGCGTCTCGATCCGCGGCTGGAAGCGACAGCTCGGCTCATCGCGCGGCGTAA
- a CDS encoding CaiB/BaiF CoA-transferase family protein: MSEPGALAGLRVLDLTGHRAQLCARLLADMGADVIKVEPPAGDDARRIGPFLDDLPHRDRSLFFWFYNLNKRSLTLDLNDPRGVEILLQLARSADVIIESYAPGTIEKMGLGWETLHRENPALVLCSIAPFGQTGPYRDFTADDTVLTALGGMLYVNGYPNHPPVRPLGLQAYHSSSYFGAIAVMLALFARDKTSEGQWIDLSMQEATAAAVEHVAAGYFERGEAEPRRGTLHWSRFFRVGKCRDGYIMHCSLGDWTSLIEWVKADGKAGDLEAPEYHQVMHRFLMAEHLFDVLDEWVKDYPREELIERAQLLRQPYATVRPPEAMFDDEQLAARGFMVEVEHPELGRTFRYPGAPYFFNGTPWRARRRPPLVGEHSGEILRNDLGMDKTAIAALAAEGII; this comes from the coding sequence GTGAGCGAGCCCGGCGCGCTGGCGGGCCTGCGCGTGCTCGATTTGACCGGTCATCGCGCACAACTCTGCGCGCGACTGCTGGCCGACATGGGCGCCGACGTGATCAAGGTCGAGCCGCCCGCGGGCGACGACGCGCGCCGGATCGGTCCGTTCCTCGACGATTTGCCGCATCGCGATCGCAGCCTCTTTTTCTGGTTCTACAATCTCAACAAGCGCTCGCTCACGCTGGATCTGAACGATCCGCGCGGAGTCGAGATTTTGCTCCAGCTCGCGCGTTCCGCCGACGTGATAATCGAGAGCTACGCGCCCGGCACGATCGAAAAGATGGGCCTCGGATGGGAGACGCTTCATCGCGAGAATCCAGCGCTGGTGCTCTGCTCGATCGCGCCCTTCGGACAAACCGGGCCGTATCGCGATTTCACCGCCGACGACACGGTGCTGACGGCGCTCGGCGGGATGCTCTACGTCAACGGCTACCCGAATCATCCGCCCGTGCGGCCGCTCGGCCTGCAGGCGTATCATTCGTCGTCGTATTTCGGCGCGATCGCCGTGATGCTTGCGCTGTTTGCGCGCGACAAAACTTCCGAGGGCCAGTGGATCGATCTCAGCATGCAGGAAGCGACCGCGGCTGCGGTCGAGCACGTCGCGGCGGGATATTTCGAGCGCGGCGAGGCCGAGCCGCGGCGCGGCACGCTGCATTGGAGCCGCTTTTTCCGGGTCGGCAAATGCCGCGACGGATACATCATGCATTGCTCGCTCGGCGATTGGACCTCGCTGATCGAATGGGTGAAGGCCGACGGCAAGGCGGGCGATCTCGAGGCGCCGGAGTACCATCAGGTGATGCATCGCTTCCTGATGGCGGAGCATCTGTTCGACGTGCTCGACGAATGGGTGAAGGACTATCCGCGCGAAGAACTGATCGAACGCGCGCAGTTGCTGCGGCAGCCGTACGCGACGGTGCGTCCGCCCGAGGCGATGTTCGACGACGAGCAACTCGCGGCGCGCGGCTTTATGGTCGAGGTCGAGCATCCGGAGCTTGGGCGCACGTTTCGCTATCCCGGCGCGCCGTATTTTTTCAACGGAACGCCGTGGCGCGCGCGACGGCGGCCGCCGCTGGTGGGAGAGCATAGCGGGGAAATTCTGCGCAACGATCTCGGCATGGACAAAACCGCGATCGCGGCGCTCGCGGCGGAGGGGATCATCTAG
- the rpe gene encoding ribulose-phosphate 3-epimerase: MAGRIDENSGPDPADKLAPSILAADFARLGDEIRAVEAAGADLIHFDVMDGHFVPNLSIGIPVMASVRKITRLPLDAHLMISEPERYVEAFVKAGANSISVHCEVCPDIPAMAKKIHALGARASIGIKPETDADRVLPFAEHLDMILVMSVHPGFGGQAFIPSALEKLRHIRRELRRRGLKLDVEIDGGIKLDNIADAKAAGANVFVSGSGIFGKPDYKKIADEMRDTLRRTSPNL, from the coding sequence ATGGCAGGCCGCATCGACGAAAATTCCGGACCCGATCCTGCGGACAAGCTGGCGCCCTCAATTCTCGCCGCGGATTTCGCGCGGCTCGGCGACGAAATCCGCGCGGTCGAGGCCGCGGGCGCCGACCTGATTCATTTCGACGTGATGGACGGGCATTTCGTGCCCAACCTGTCGATTGGAATTCCCGTGATGGCTTCGGTGCGAAAAATCACCCGGCTGCCGCTCGATGCGCATCTGATGATTTCCGAGCCCGAGCGCTACGTCGAGGCGTTCGTCAAGGCGGGCGCCAATTCGATCTCGGTGCATTGCGAAGTATGCCCCGATATTCCGGCGATGGCGAAAAAAATCCACGCGCTTGGCGCGCGCGCCTCGATCGGAATCAAGCCCGAGACCGACGCCGACCGCGTGCTGCCGTTCGCGGAGCATCTCGACATGATCCTCGTGATGAGCGTGCATCCGGGATTCGGTGGCCAGGCGTTCATCCCGTCGGCGCTCGAGAAGCTGCGCCATATTCGGCGCGAGCTCAGGCGGCGCGGGCTCAAGCTCGACGTCGAGATCGACGGCGGAATCAAGCTCGACAATATCGCAGACGCGAAGGCGGCGGGAGCGAATGTGTTCGTGTCGGGCTCCGGGATTTTCGGCAAGCCGGATTACAAAAAGATCGCGGACGAGATGCGCGACACCCTCCGCCGCACTTCCCCCAACCTGTAG
- a CDS encoding CaiB/BaiF CoA-transferase family protein, which yields MAPMPLDGVRILDFTWVVAGPVATRILADHGAEVLKIERKEPPQLGNRKLGLLCDLHRDKLSLAINMQHPRGVELARRIAAKSDIVMDNFSARVMRTWGMDYESLRAVKPDIICISMSGLGHTGPRSSYVSYGPTLQALAGFTLLMAEPDGTPAGYGYSYADMCGGYTGALAALVALRNRRRTGQGQFVDLSQFEAAAAVVGPALLDFSVNGRAQSPPGYNSQEGPSAPHGVYPCKARGDDNDRWIAIAVRGEAEWRRFVDTVGAPEWSRDAKFRTLYLRMRNAAELDANVARWTVERSAEDAMTTLQKAGIAAGVVENGIDLCARDPQLKERGFWPKVTPAKGAATRVTGIPFKLSATPGSVRTIAPEVGENTDQVLGELLGLSKAERDSLIADGAVWP from the coding sequence ATGGCGCCGATGCCGCTCGACGGAGTTCGGATTCTCGACTTCACCTGGGTCGTCGCGGGGCCGGTCGCGACGCGAATCCTCGCCGATCACGGCGCTGAAGTGCTCAAGATCGAGCGCAAGGAGCCGCCGCAACTCGGCAATCGCAAGCTGGGGCTGCTATGCGATCTTCATCGCGACAAGCTATCGCTCGCGATCAACATGCAGCATCCGCGCGGGGTCGAACTGGCGCGGCGAATCGCGGCGAAGAGCGACATCGTGATGGATAATTTTTCGGCGCGCGTGATGCGCACGTGGGGGATGGATTACGAGAGCCTGCGCGCCGTCAAGCCCGATATCATTTGCATCAGCATGAGCGGGCTCGGGCATACCGGGCCGCGCTCGAGCTACGTGAGTTACGGGCCGACCCTGCAGGCGCTCGCGGGATTCACGCTGCTGATGGCGGAGCCTGACGGCACGCCGGCCGGATACGGCTACTCGTACGCGGACATGTGCGGCGGATACACCGGCGCGCTCGCGGCGCTGGTGGCGCTAAGGAATCGGCGACGCACGGGTCAAGGGCAGTTCGTCGATCTCTCGCAGTTCGAGGCGGCGGCCGCGGTAGTCGGTCCGGCGCTGCTGGATTTCTCGGTGAACGGGCGGGCGCAATCGCCGCCGGGCTACAATTCGCAGGAGGGACCGAGCGCGCCGCACGGCGTCTATCCGTGCAAGGCGCGCGGCGACGACAATGATCGATGGATCGCGATCGCGGTGCGCGGCGAGGCCGAGTGGCGTCGGTTCGTCGATACGGTCGGTGCGCCGGAATGGTCGCGCGACGCGAAGTTTCGGACGCTCTATCTCAGGATGCGCAATGCGGCCGAGCTGGACGCCAACGTCGCGCGATGGACCGTCGAGCGCAGCGCCGAAGACGCGATGACGACGCTGCAAAAGGCCGGTATCGCGGCGGGCGTGGTCGAGAACGGGATCGATCTCTGCGCGCGCGACCCGCAACTGAAGGAGCGCGGCTTCTGGCCCAAGGTCACGCCGGCCAAGGGCGCCGCGACGCGCGTCACCGGCATCCCGTTCAAGCTGTCGGCGACGCCCGGCAGCGTGCGCACGATCGCTCCCGAAGTCGGCGAGAACACCGACCAGGTGCTCGGCGAGCTGCTGGGGCTCAGTAAGGCGGAGCGAGACTCGCTGATCGCCGACGGCGCGGTCTGGCCCTGA